The following proteins come from a genomic window of Corallococcus sp. NCRR:
- a CDS encoding FG-GAP-like repeat-containing protein yields the protein MSLLRRALWLAVSGVVINGCGGEVQAPMREPDLSVKSDALYSENGVQLWSLTDPVIPVCWLTPGYDVDKQLMMESLARTWEFESQVRFIWTEECPTTGTTKYVRLELIPSAPPDSGGGIVGVGMANTLLLPSQGRSGFIDLPGTNFSGRLSRLQYLASHELGHVMGFNHEQHRDDAQAPCSANVNLGPAYTRYDRNSLMQSMNACNSNMSETLSAFDKVGVASVYGPRRWTDQFWTLGDAPGEVLRQLADVDGVAGDELIYFHSNGVRVASANASQRTFQLAQVWLADFGTSAGWSGTLHPRSVGDVNADGRADIVGFGENGVSLSYSTGYSFTPGAFSFVGFHHASPDWPSALAAPRMLADVNGDGTDDIIGFNGSGTVVSLSQCTGALCAASTQFAAPVVALAAFGSSAVQGGWDGVRHPRRVADVNGDGKADIVGFSEWGVIVALSTSTATTASFAPPALWVADYGADPSVGGWATADYPRYLGDLNADGRADIIGFGHDYVWVSFSTGTTFLPAQRVLKNFTVASGSWQAAFPRFIGDVDHDGKVDLVGSRPLGTQVFLGKTFDANALAP from the coding sequence GTGTCGTTGCTTCGACGTGCCCTGTGGCTCGCGGTGTCTGGAGTTGTCATCAATGGATGTGGTGGAGAGGTCCAGGCGCCCATGCGGGAGCCGGACCTCTCCGTGAAGTCGGATGCGCTCTATTCCGAGAATGGAGTCCAGCTCTGGTCGCTCACGGACCCGGTCATCCCGGTCTGCTGGCTGACCCCCGGCTACGACGTGGACAAGCAGCTCATGATGGAGTCCCTCGCGCGCACCTGGGAGTTCGAATCCCAGGTCCGATTCATCTGGACCGAGGAGTGCCCCACCACGGGCACCACGAAATACGTCCGCCTCGAGTTGATACCGAGCGCGCCCCCGGATAGCGGAGGAGGCATCGTGGGCGTGGGGATGGCGAATACCTTGCTCCTGCCATCGCAAGGCAGATCGGGCTTCATCGACCTGCCCGGGACCAACTTCTCGGGCCGGCTCAGCCGCCTGCAATATCTCGCCTCCCACGAACTCGGGCACGTCATGGGCTTCAACCACGAGCAGCACCGCGACGACGCCCAGGCCCCGTGCAGCGCGAATGTGAACCTCGGTCCGGCGTACACCCGCTACGACCGCAACTCGCTCATGCAGTCCATGAACGCCTGCAACAGCAATATGTCCGAGACCCTGAGCGCGTTCGACAAGGTGGGCGTGGCCAGCGTCTATGGCCCGAGGCGCTGGACCGACCAGTTCTGGACCCTGGGTGATGCTCCCGGGGAGGTCCTGCGCCAGTTGGCGGACGTGGATGGGGTCGCAGGCGACGAACTCATCTACTTCCACAGCAACGGCGTGCGCGTGGCCTCGGCGAACGCCTCGCAGCGGACCTTCCAACTGGCCCAGGTCTGGCTGGCGGACTTCGGGACCAGCGCGGGCTGGAGCGGCACCCTGCACCCCCGCTCCGTCGGCGACGTCAACGCAGACGGCCGGGCCGACATCGTCGGCTTCGGCGAGAACGGCGTCTCGCTCTCCTATTCCACGGGCTACAGCTTCACGCCGGGCGCCTTCAGCTTCGTCGGCTTCCACCACGCCAGTCCGGACTGGCCGAGCGCCCTGGCCGCGCCGCGCATGCTCGCGGACGTCAACGGCGACGGCACCGACGACATCATCGGCTTCAACGGCAGCGGCACCGTGGTCTCGCTGTCGCAGTGCACGGGAGCCCTGTGCGCCGCGAGCACGCAGTTCGCGGCCCCCGTAGTGGCCCTGGCCGCCTTCGGCAGCTCCGCCGTGCAGGGCGGCTGGGACGGAGTGCGCCACCCCCGCCGGGTCGCCGACGTGAATGGCGACGGCAAGGCGGACATCGTGGGCTTCTCGGAGTGGGGCGTCATCGTGGCGCTGTCCACCTCCACCGCGACCACCGCCTCCTTCGCGCCGCCGGCCCTCTGGGTCGCCGACTACGGAGCGGATCCCAGCGTGGGAGGCTGGGCCACGGCGGATTACCCGCGGTACCTGGGCGACCTCAACGCGGATGGCCGCGCGGACATCATCGGGTTCGGCCATGACTACGTCTGGGTCTCGTTCTCCACCGGCACGACGTTCCTCCCGGCGCAGCGGGTCCTGAAGAATTTCACGGTCGCCAGCGGAAGCTGGCAGGCCGCCTTCCCACGCTTCATCGGTGACGTGGACCACGATGGGAAGGTCGACCTGGTGGGAAGCCGCCCGCTGGGCACCCAGGTATTCCTGGGCAAGACGTTCGACGCGAACGCCCTCGCGCCGTAG